In Phosphitispora fastidiosa, a single genomic region encodes these proteins:
- a CDS encoding PqqD family protein yields MRIKEGYLVREIADCHIVVPIGDRVIDFKGIMTLNDTGYFIWKCLSEDIAYAQLLSAILDAYEIDEATARADLDEFLENARQSGVLEE; encoded by the coding sequence ATGAGAATAAAAGAAGGCTATCTTGTCAGAGAAATTGCCGATTGTCATATCGTTGTTCCCATTGGTGACAGGGTCATAGACTTCAAAGGAATTATGACCTTAAATGACACCGGTTATTTTATCTGGAAATGTCTCTCTGAGGATATTGCTTATGCTCAATTACTGTCAGCTATTCTTGATGCATATGAGATTGATGAGGCCACAGCCAGGGCCGATCTTGATGAATTTCTGGAGAATGCCAGGCAAAGCGG